The Longimicrobiales bacterium genome contains a region encoding:
- a CDS encoding helix-turn-helix transcriptional regulator, with translation MDRDRRRPEDWLPLRPVEFHILLSLSAGERHGYGIIQDAESRGETNPPDVGTLYRALARMREQGLIASADRREAPDAADERRNYYRITERGSRVARAEARRLEALTRAARQGGLLELPA, from the coding sequence ATGGACCGAGATCGACGACGTCCCGAGGACTGGCTTCCTCTGCGCCCGGTCGAATTCCACATCCTGCTGAGTCTGTCGGCCGGGGAGCGTCACGGGTACGGGATCATCCAGGACGCGGAGTCGCGCGGCGAGACGAATCCGCCGGATGTGGGAACGCTGTATCGGGCGCTGGCGCGGATGCGGGAGCAGGGTCTGATCGCGTCGGCGGATCGGCGTGAGGCGCCGGACGCGGCGGACGAGCGACGCAACTACTACCGGATCACGGAGCGCGGGTCGAGGGTGGCGCGTGCGGAAGCACGGCGGCTGGAGGCGCTGACCCGGGCGGCGCGACAGGGTGGTCTGCTGGAGCTGCCGGCGTGA
- a CDS encoding ATP-binding cassette domain-containing protein has translation MTAGGPPAAFETIDVRKAYRDVVALDGVSLTVATGECLAIVGESGSGKTTLLHLFNRLVEPDAGSVLAGGEDVAAHDPIALRRRIGYVPQTGGLLPHWTVLRNVALVPSLERHADPEGAARSALELVGLAPEMFAQRRPAELSGGQRQRVAIARALAAQPRYLLLDEAFSALDAITRGDVHEAFLNIRRKLPVTTLLVTHDLREAVVLADRTAVLRRGRLEHVGPTREVVAAPATPYVAELIRKSGVTVS, from the coding sequence ATGACCGCTGGCGGACCGCCCGCAGCATTCGAAACGATCGACGTACGCAAGGCGTACCGCGACGTCGTCGCGCTGGACGGCGTCAGCCTGACTGTTGCCACCGGTGAGTGCCTCGCGATCGTCGGCGAGAGTGGCTCCGGCAAGACGACGCTGTTGCATCTGTTCAATCGCCTGGTCGAGCCGGATGCCGGAAGCGTCCTTGCCGGCGGTGAAGATGTCGCCGCGCACGATCCGATTGCTCTGCGCCGGCGCATCGGCTACGTGCCGCAGACCGGCGGACTGCTGCCGCACTGGACCGTGCTCCGCAATGTTGCACTCGTGCCGTCGCTGGAACGGCACGCCGATCCCGAGGGTGCCGCGCGATCGGCGCTGGAGCTGGTCGGCCTTGCGCCGGAAATGTTTGCGCAGCGCAGACCGGCGGAGCTGTCCGGCGGGCAGCGGCAGCGTGTCGCCATTGCGCGCGCGCTCGCGGCGCAGCCGCGTTACCTGCTGCTCGATGAAGCGTTCAGTGCGCTGGATGCGATCACGCGCGGCGATGTCCACGAGGCCTTCCTGAATATCCGGCGCAAGCTGCCGGTGACGACACTGCTGGTCACACATGATCTGCGCGAAGCGGTGGTGCTGGCGGACCGGACGGCGGTGCTGCGCCGCGGCCGCCTCGAGCACGTGGGCCCGACCCGTGAAGTCGTGGCCGCTCCTGCCACACCCTATGTGGCCGAGCTCATCCGCAAGTCCGGCGTGACCGTGTCATGA
- a CDS encoding glycine betaine ABC transporter substrate-binding protein yields MLCALLQAAPPPETRPIAVASKPFAESYLLAEMFAQLLEARGFRVDRRPGLGATEIAFGALRRGAIDVYPEYTGTGLLAILDEQPERDARAVFRRVATEFPQRFDVHWLPPLGFENTYAIAVRPETAEEHGLRTLTDLSRAAPGLTAGLTPDFIGRPDGLPGLQQEYAIRFSQVRSLLQAVKYTALVNGNVDVIDGYSTDGLIARHGLVVLTDDRGFFPPYEAAALVSGRFYREFPQAVAALSELSGRIDQVLMRQLNERVESGGQEIPRVAAAALRELGLLDPATREPRASPPGRSSLFRYFIDQRALLATLTLRHLLLVLVSLAAAIAVALPIGLALERAGAAAEPVIRAFGVLQTIPGIALIAFMIPLLGIGVVPALVALFLYSLYPILRNTYSGVRDAAPDAVAAAHALGMTAGQVLYLVRLPLASPIIMAGIRTAAVIGVGTATLAAFIGAGGLGDPIVSGLALSDTRMILLGAIPAAALALIVDTVLGAIERAITTRFSAQ; encoded by the coding sequence ATGCTGTGTGCACTGTTGCAGGCCGCGCCCCCGCCCGAGACGCGACCGATCGCAGTCGCGTCCAAGCCGTTCGCCGAATCGTATCTGCTGGCCGAGATGTTCGCGCAGCTGCTCGAGGCGCGCGGTTTCCGCGTGGACCGGCGGCCGGGTCTCGGCGCGACGGAGATCGCGTTCGGTGCACTGCGTCGTGGCGCCATCGATGTCTATCCCGAATACACGGGCACCGGTCTGCTCGCCATCCTGGATGAGCAGCCGGAGCGTGATGCACGCGCCGTGTTCCGTCGGGTTGCGACGGAGTTTCCGCAGCGCTTCGATGTTCACTGGCTGCCGCCGCTCGGCTTCGAGAACACGTACGCCATCGCGGTGCGGCCGGAGACTGCGGAGGAGCACGGACTGCGCACGCTCACCGATTTGAGTCGCGCGGCGCCGGGCCTCACGGCGGGCCTGACACCGGACTTCATCGGCCGCCCGGACGGACTGCCGGGACTCCAGCAGGAGTACGCGATCCGGTTTTCTCAGGTCCGGTCGCTGCTGCAGGCAGTGAAGTACACGGCGCTCGTGAATGGCAACGTCGACGTGATCGATGGGTACTCGACTGATGGTCTGATCGCACGGCATGGACTCGTCGTGCTGACTGACGATCGCGGCTTTTTCCCCCCCTACGAGGCAGCCGCGCTGGTGAGCGGACGGTTCTACCGCGAGTTCCCGCAGGCCGTAGCCGCGTTGTCCGAGCTGTCGGGCCGCATCGACCAGGTGCTCATGCGACAGTTGAACGAGCGCGTCGAGTCGGGCGGTCAGGAGATCCCACGGGTGGCAGCGGCCGCATTGCGCGAGCTCGGCCTGCTGGATCCTGCGACGCGCGAGCCACGGGCATCGCCCCCAGGCCGATCTTCGCTGTTCCGCTACTTCATCGATCAGCGTGCGCTCCTTGCCACGCTGACGCTGCGGCATCTGCTGCTCGTGCTCGTTTCACTCGCCGCGGCGATCGCGGTGGCGCTTCCCATCGGTCTCGCGCTCGAGCGTGCGGGCGCGGCTGCGGAGCCGGTCATCCGCGCGTTCGGCGTGCTCCAGACGATTCCGGGCATCGCACTGATCGCGTTCATGATTCCATTGCTGGGGATTGGTGTCGTCCCGGCGCTGGTGGCGCTGTTCCTGTATTCGCTCTATCCGATTCTCCGCAACACGTACAGCGGTGTGCGTGACGCGGCGCCGGACGCGGTGGCGGCGGCGCATGCGCTCGGCATGACAGCGGGACAGGTGCTGTACCTGGTGCGACTGCCGCTGGCCAGTCCGATCATCATGGCCGGGATTCGCACCGCAGCCGTCATCGGCGTCGGCACTGCGACACTGGCAGCGTTCATCGGTGCGGGTGGTCTGGGCGATCCGATCGTCTCGGGACTCGCGCTGTCGGACACGCGGATGATTCTGCTGGGTGCGATCCCCGCGGCCGCGCTCGCACTGATCGTGGATACCGTGCTCGGCGCGATCGAGCGAGCGATCACGACACGCTTTTCCGCGCAATGA
- a CDS encoding MFS transporter: MLATVMGSGAVFVEMTVVNVALPSIARDLDLGLAGLQWILDGFLLTLGALILLGGALGDVFGRGRIFTLGAVGFAVTSVLVAVAPGIGTLITLRLLQGAAGAMLVPNSLALLETVFAEDERGRAIGQWAGWSGASTAIGPLLGGALLEVTSWRIIFAIVAPFALLAAWLARRSLPAANTTDARAVDYPGAVLATLGLGGLITMLISGPTAGFTTPWVVAVGAGGCALLVAFLWYERRTGTPLLPLTMFRSRAFTGANVTTLLVYAALSGLFFLLMLQLQNGLGISPLSAGAALLPINFLLVVLSPFAGGWATRIGARLPMTLGASLAGAGMLLFVRVQPGADYIRAILPALVVFGLGLGLLVAPLTAAVLEAAPQELKGVASAFNNAVARIAGLLAVALLPLAAGMAGTGDIGGATLTRGFARAMVISAGLCFCGAVVAFFTMDSTRD; this comes from the coding sequence GTGCTTGCTACGGTGATGGGGTCGGGCGCGGTCTTCGTCGAGATGACCGTCGTGAACGTGGCGCTGCCGTCCATCGCCCGCGACCTGGATCTCGGCCTCGCCGGGCTGCAGTGGATCCTCGACGGTTTCCTGCTCACGCTCGGCGCACTCATTCTGCTGGGCGGTGCACTGGGCGATGTGTTCGGTCGCGGCCGCATCTTCACGCTCGGCGCGGTCGGCTTCGCCGTCACATCGGTGCTCGTCGCGGTCGCGCCCGGCATCGGCACGCTGATCACACTTAGATTGCTCCAGGGTGCAGCGGGTGCGATGCTCGTGCCGAACAGCCTCGCCCTGCTGGAAACGGTGTTCGCCGAAGACGAGCGCGGTCGCGCCATCGGCCAGTGGGCCGGCTGGTCCGGTGCGTCGACGGCGATCGGCCCGCTGCTGGGAGGCGCGCTCCTGGAAGTGACATCCTGGCGAATCATATTCGCGATCGTCGCGCCGTTCGCACTGCTCGCGGCGTGGCTTGCGCGGCGCTCACTACCTGCCGCGAATACGACCGATGCGCGCGCGGTCGACTATCCGGGTGCCGTGCTCGCAACGCTCGGCCTTGGCGGTCTCATCACGATGCTGATCAGCGGGCCGACCGCCGGGTTCACCACGCCATGGGTTGTCGCAGTCGGCGCAGGTGGTTGTGCGCTGCTGGTCGCGTTCCTGTGGTACGAACGCAGGACCGGCACACCGCTGCTGCCGCTCACGATGTTCCGGTCACGCGCATTCACCGGTGCCAACGTGACCACGCTGCTCGTGTATGCGGCTCTCAGCGGGCTGTTCTTCCTGCTGATGCTCCAGCTCCAGAACGGGCTCGGCATCAGTCCGCTGAGCGCCGGTGCCGCGCTCCTGCCGATCAACTTCCTCCTCGTCGTACTCTCACCGTTCGCGGGCGGATGGGCGACGCGCATCGGCGCACGGCTGCCCATGACGCTCGGCGCGTCGCTTGCCGGCGCCGGCATGCTCCTGTTCGTCCGCGTGCAGCCGGGCGCCGACTACATTCGCGCGATCCTGCCCGCGCTCGTCGTGTTCGGCCTCGGGCTCGGCCTGCTCGTTGCCCCGCTTACGGCTGCCGTGCTTGAGGCCGCGCCACAGGAGCTGAAGGGCGTCGCGTCGGCGTTCAATAACGCGGTGGCACGCATCGCGGGCCTGCTGGCCGTGGCGCTGCTGCCGCTCGCGGCGGGAATGGCGGGCACCGGCGACATCGGCGGCGCGACTCTCACGCGCGGATTCGCGCGCGCGATGGTCATCAGTGCCGGCCTCTGCTTCTGCGGCGCCGTCGTCGCCTTTTTCACGATGGACTCGACACGGGACTGA
- a CDS encoding serine hydrolase, which translates to MSKLSFSIRAIAGATTALAVLTFPGACQVTRQSGTLAGVWEGTANVPNGRLVMQLDIRRSEGGWSGFFRVPAESVEIPIEAVQASLDSVTVKVVPGRIFTGVLNRDSLPGTLELDGRRFPTLFVRAGSATARSLRARADSVVAEHRAKPLVRTATGPAFHDVDNAALHGLIAAADSAHTHSLVLLRDGQLVGEWHSGGDARRIEAMSVTKSILNLAAGRLQTLGLLESLDTPVHHFFPQWSEGAASRVTICHLMTHTSGIVSDRDTREIYASDDFVQYALDSGVGKEPGSEFFYNNSAVNLLAGVISRIAGQPMDEFLREGLFAALGITDFEWSRDRAGNPHGMSGLQIHARDLAKLGQLVLNRGVWEDRRLIDAAWFDTSMTAGSPLNPRAGMLWWLIREKEDIVGYRADGYLGQYVVIYPESGLVAVRMVMSSPAYDPATDLFGDFAERVRALAR; encoded by the coding sequence ATGAGCAAGCTCTCATTCAGCATTCGTGCGATCGCAGGGGCGACGACGGCTCTGGCGGTCCTGACTTTTCCCGGGGCGTGCCAGGTGACGCGGCAATCCGGCACGCTGGCTGGCGTCTGGGAGGGCACTGCAAATGTGCCGAACGGACGGCTGGTGATGCAGCTCGACATCCGCAGATCGGAAGGGGGATGGAGTGGCTTCTTCCGTGTGCCGGCGGAGTCCGTGGAGATCCCGATCGAGGCCGTGCAGGCGAGTCTGGATTCGGTCACCGTGAAGGTCGTACCTGGCAGGATCTTCACCGGCGTCCTGAACCGCGACAGCTTGCCTGGAACACTCGAGCTCGACGGCCGCCGGTTCCCCACGCTGTTCGTGCGTGCGGGATCAGCCACGGCGCGCTCGCTACGGGCACGCGCGGATTCGGTCGTGGCGGAGCATCGCGCAAAACCGCTGGTTCGTACCGCGACCGGACCGGCGTTCCACGACGTCGACAATGCTGCGCTGCATGGGCTCATTGCAGCCGCGGATTCGGCTCACACCCATTCGCTCGTGCTGCTCAGGGATGGACAGCTCGTCGGCGAGTGGCACTCCGGCGGAGACGCACGCCGAATCGAGGCGATGTCCGTCACGAAGTCGATCCTGAACCTGGCGGCGGGGCGCCTTCAGACACTAGGCCTCCTCGAATCCCTGGACACGCCCGTACATCACTTCTTTCCGCAGTGGTCGGAGGGCGCGGCGAGCCGTGTGACGATCTGCCACCTGATGACCCATACATCCGGGATCGTATCCGACCGTGACACCCGTGAGATCTACGCGAGCGACGATTTCGTTCAGTACGCGCTCGACTCGGGGGTTGGAAAGGAGCCGGGCAGCGAGTTCTTCTACAACAACAGCGCGGTCAACCTGCTGGCAGGGGTCATCAGCCGGATCGCCGGGCAGCCGATGGACGAATTTCTCCGTGAAGGCCTGTTCGCCGCCCTCGGGATCACCGACTTCGAATGGTCGCGCGACCGCGCGGGGAATCCACACGGGATGTCCGGGCTTCAGATTCACGCCCGCGATCTGGCAAAACTCGGGCAGCTGGTGCTGAACCGCGGCGTCTGGGAGGATCGTCGCCTGATCGACGCGGCCTGGTTCGACACGAGTATGACGGCCGGTTCACCGCTGAACCCTCGAGCGGGTATGCTGTGGTGGCTCATCCGCGAGAAGGAAGACATCGTCGGCTACCGCGCGGACGGATATCTGGGGCAGTACGTGGTGATCTATCCTGAAAGCGGTTTGGTCGCTGTCCGGATGGTGATGTCCTCTCCCGCGTACGACCCCGCAACCGATCTGTTCGGCGACTTCGCCGAACGCGTTCGTGCGCTGGCGCGGTGA
- a CDS encoding dihydrofolate reductase family protein — MRRIVLQMMTTLDGRLDDPMAWASGVDDAQYCDIDEVYASFDTVIVGRSTYNEMAAYWPGALDNAAGGPVNQAMARRMHAYRKLVITRSEGPPLSAWHNVDRIVAPTDDDLKCCLEELKAQSGADVHLAGGASLAQSVIALGLVDEFYFFVNPVASRGAVWFERLQGSQRLHFREARAYPNGVVRLHYLPSRPLNGRRPDDFTELLGQDHRSDHER; from the coding sequence ATGCGACGGATAGTTCTTCAGATGATGACAACCCTCGACGGCCGGCTCGACGACCCAATGGCCTGGGCCAGCGGCGTGGATGACGCGCAGTACTGCGACATCGACGAGGTCTACGCCAGCTTCGACACCGTCATCGTCGGCAGAAGCACATACAACGAGATGGCGGCGTACTGGCCCGGCGCGCTGGACAATGCGGCGGGTGGCCCGGTGAACCAGGCGATGGCGCGTCGGATGCACGCGTACAGGAAGCTCGTCATAACCCGGTCCGAAGGGCCGCCCCTGAGTGCCTGGCACAACGTCGACCGCATCGTGGCGCCGACGGACGACGACCTGAAGTGCTGCCTTGAAGAGCTCAAGGCGCAGAGCGGCGCCGACGTTCACCTCGCCGGCGGAGCTAGCCTCGCACAGTCCGTGATCGCGCTCGGACTCGTGGATGAGTTCTACTTCTTCGTCAATCCCGTGGCTTCGAGGGGCGCAGTATGGTTCGAGCGACTCCAGGGATCGCAGCGCCTGCACTTTCGCGAAGCCCGTGCCTATCCAAACGGGGTCGTTCGCCTTCACTACCTGCCTTCGCGCCCGCTCAATGGACGTCGTCCCGACGACTTCACTGAACTGCTGGGACAGGACCACCGTTCGGACCATGAAAGATAG